The Thermococcus sp. genomic sequence CTTTAATTACTGAGGAGTTCTCGTAGTTTATGCTGTGCGTTGTTATCAGCGTTGCCTTTCCTATCTTCCTGCCAGCGGAGACTGCCTTCAGTGCCAGAGGGGTAAACGCGTGCTGGCCGTGGACGACGTCGTAGCCCTCGATGTAGGGAATCATTCTGGAGGCGTTGTGAGAAAAGACGCTCATGTTGATTCCAACACTACCCAGCGTGTAACCTGGAACTTTGATTAAATCTATTCCGGCCCCCTTCAGCTCGGCCTCCTTGCCGGTCTCACGGTCGTTAGTGATTATGGCAACTTCGTGGCCTAATCTCCTGAGGTAAAGCGCGAGGTCGTGCATGTGGACGGCAACGCCACCGAGCTTAGGGTAATACCAGTCGCTCACTAGCGCGATTTTAAGGCTCTCCATACTTCCCTTCCCCCGGAGGTTAGGAGCACTATGAGTCCCAATAGGCTACCCAGCACATAGGAGATAAACCTTTCGAGTATTACCACCGAGATGGCCAGTGCCGGCGCAGGCCTACATACGTCAGCGTCCCAACGAGGCCACTCTTAACAACGCCAAGGCCACAGGGAATAAAAACGGCTATTCCGGGTATAAGGTTCACAACGGAGATAAAGACGAGAACGAGAATCGAGACCTTCTCCAAAGGCCATTGTGATTAGTTTGAGCCTCAGGACGTCAGAACACAGACGAGGGAGCTGGCTCCAATTCCAATGATGTTTATGTCGTTGCACTTCCTTAGGGAAACTATCTTATCCCCATCCTCTGGGGATAGCTCAATGCGAAACGCGCGCAGGGTCAGCTCAATAAACTCCAGATTAAGACCCTACCGCCCATTAGGGGTATTAGAAAAAGAGCTTGGGCGGAAGTAACGTATAGAAAACCGAGTGCAACCATGATTATCACGGGAATTGACTCGAGGATTCCCTCATAAATACATCGACTAAGGATATCCCAATGGGAACGCCGCGAAGTTTGGAGACCCATCAGGATTCTGGGGAACCTCACCACGGGTCATCGGCGTTATGTTGTTCATGAAGAGGCCAGCGGGGTTCGCTTTGAAGAGCTCACCTATAGGGACCTCAACGCCCATACCCCGAAGCACGTATCCCCAGCGGACTGCGAAGAGGAGAACGCTAAAGTAGTATGGGGCCACGGCAAGTAGGAAGTAGTGTGGGTCGCGTATCTGACCTGCTGAACTCTGGTTATCAGTTCCATTTTGATACTACTGAGCGTACGGAATTCATTTAATGTCGGGTGTTATAGGCTTTGGATTTCCCAGATGCTCCCAGCCGAGGGGTGGAATCTTCCTTTTCTTACCATCCACGATGGCGTAAACGCCATTCCCCTCAACAACCCTTCCGATTACGGAGAACTCGATACCAAGCTCCTTAGCTAATTCTGGCTTTATAGTAAAGACAAGCTCGAATTCCTCACCGCTCGCAAGAACCAGCTCTATGGGGTCAAGGCCCAAAAGCCCTGCAACTTTCTTTACGCCTTCTCCGACGGGCAGTTTATCAGGGTAAACCTCAACCCCGACTCCACTCATCTTGGCCAACAGGTGGAGCTCCTTGGCCAGACCATCGCTTACGTCTATTGCGGAGCTAGCCACCTTTGAAAGAGCCAGTCCCTCCAGAACTCTCGCTTTGGGTTCAAGGAACTTCTCATAGAGTCTTCTCTTAACTCGTCCGGATACATCGAGTTTGTTTTTCCAGACCAGATAGCCGGCTAGGGCCCTCCCTAAATCCCCGGTAACGCAGACCAGCTCGCCAGGTTTTGCCCCTGAGCGGGTGAGGAGTCTCTCAGTTATTCCAAGGGCGATGCCGTCTATTATCAAATCGTCGGCCTCGTTCGTGTCGGCGCTTAAAACGGGGACCTCGTAGAATTCTAGGGCATTCTCAATCCCCCTCGCTATCCCTTTGAGGTAGTCGACGCCTAAATCAGGGGGGATACCAAGCGAGAAGAGAAAACCAATGGGCCTGGCCCCCATAGCGGAGACATCGCTCACGTTCATCGTTACCACCTTAAAGCCGGCCTGCTCGGGAGTCATTATATCCGGAACGTCGGTCTTTCTGACGAGCATGTCGTTTGTAGCAACAAGCCATGCCTTTCCGAATCTTATCGCCCCTGCATCGTCCCCGAGAGGCAAATCACCCTGCCTTTTGAGATGCCTGAGAAAGAGCTCGATGATTTCGGATTCTCTCAATGTTTCACCCCCAGGAACTCCGTTATG encodes the following:
- a CDS encoding lysylphosphatidylglycerol synthase domain-containing protein; amino-acid sequence: MAPYYFSVLLFAVRWGYVLRGMGVEVPIGELFKANPAGLFMNNITPMTRGEVPQNPDGSPNFAAFPLGYP
- a CDS encoding thiamine-phosphate kinase; this encodes MRESEIIELFLRHLKRQGDLPLGDDAGAIRFGKAWLVATNDMLVRKTDVPDIMTPEQAGFKVVTMNVSDVSAMGARPIGFLFSLGIPPDLGVDYLKGIARGIENALEFYEVPVLSADTNEADDLIIDGIALGITERLLTRSGAKPGELVCVTGDLGRALAGYLVWKNKLDVSGRVKRRLYEKFLEPKARVLEGLALSKVASSAIDVSDGLAKELHLLAKMSGVGVEVYPDKLPVGEGVKKVAGLLGLDPIELVLASGEEFELVFTIKPELAKELGIEFSVIGRVVEGNGVYAIVDGKKRKIPPLGWEHLGNPKPITPDIK